One genomic segment of Actinoplanes ianthinogenes includes these proteins:
- a CDS encoding LIC_13387 family protein → MELTALSAFRAGAWAWVLTGAGHLTLAAVLALRPADPATAPAVAAMRDADFGFAGPGRSLYDLNAGMSLVMGVALIFAGLVCVLVARGAPALVGRSRSLSGPALVASMVAFGLSVWLLPLPPIVLFGVATAAFGWAVRRAS, encoded by the coding sequence GTGGAACTCACCGCTCTCTCCGCTTTCCGCGCCGGAGCCTGGGCCTGGGTGCTCACCGGCGCCGGCCACCTGACGCTCGCCGCGGTCCTGGCGCTGCGCCCCGCGGACCCGGCGACCGCTCCCGCGGTCGCGGCGATGCGGGACGCGGACTTCGGGTTCGCCGGGCCCGGCCGCAGTCTCTACGACCTGAACGCCGGCATGTCGCTGGTCATGGGCGTCGCGCTGATCTTCGCCGGGCTGGTGTGCGTGCTGGTGGCGCGCGGGGCTCCCGCCCTGGTCGGCCGGTCGCGATCGCTGAGCGGGCCGGCGCTGGTCGCCTCGATGGTGGCGTTCGGGTTGTCGGTGTGGCTGCTGCCGCTCCCGCCGATCGTGCTGTTCGGCGTCGCGACGGCGGCGTTCGGCTGGGCTGTCCGGCGGGCCTCCTAG
- a CDS encoding SRPBCC family protein yields the protein MTETAAVVVQRQITVEAPVERAFSVFTDRFGDFKPPEHNLLGAPIVETVFEPKVGGHIYDRAADGTECRWARILAYEPPDRVVFSWDISPQWQIETEPGNTSEVEVRFIAETPDRTRVELEHRHLDRHGPGWQSVHDGVAHDEGWSLYLDRYAALVTRGG from the coding sequence GTGACAGAGACAGCGGCCGTGGTGGTGCAGCGGCAGATCACCGTCGAGGCGCCGGTCGAGCGCGCCTTCAGCGTTTTCACCGACCGGTTCGGCGACTTCAAGCCGCCGGAACACAATCTGCTCGGCGCCCCGATCGTCGAAACCGTGTTCGAGCCGAAGGTCGGCGGCCACATCTACGACCGCGCCGCCGATGGCACCGAGTGCCGCTGGGCACGGATCCTGGCCTACGAGCCGCCGGACCGGGTCGTGTTCAGCTGGGACATCAGCCCGCAGTGGCAGATCGAGACCGAGCCCGGCAACACCAGTGAGGTCGAGGTCCGGTTCATCGCCGAGACCCCGGACCGCACCCGCGTCGAACTCGAGCACCGCCACCTCGACCGGCACGGCCCCGGCTGGCAGTCCGTGCACGACGGCGTCGCCCACGACGAGGGATGGTCCCTGTACCTGGACCGCTACGCCGCTCTGGTCACCCGAGGCGGTTGA
- a CDS encoding ArsR/SmtB family transcription factor, with protein MATYPSADGWEVLADPTRRSIVTCLAERPRAVGELADELPISRPAVSQHLKVLKDAGLVTDEAAGTRRVYRLNPAGVAALRDQLDTFWSRALGGYQQVVEEPEPDNTSHEEES; from the coding sequence GTGGCTACTTACCCATCGGCCGATGGCTGGGAGGTCCTCGCCGATCCGACCAGGCGCTCCATCGTCACGTGCCTGGCCGAGCGACCGCGGGCAGTCGGCGAGCTGGCCGACGAACTGCCGATCAGCCGGCCCGCGGTGTCGCAGCACCTGAAGGTGCTCAAGGATGCCGGGCTGGTCACCGACGAAGCCGCCGGCACCCGCCGGGTCTACCGGCTGAACCCGGCCGGGGTGGCGGCGCTACGAGATCAGCTGGACACCTTCTGGAGCCGTGCGCTCGGTGGTTACCAGCAGGTGGTCGAAGAACCCGAACCGGACAACACGTCGCATGAGGAGGAGTCGTGA
- a CDS encoding heavy metal translocating P-type ATPase, with protein sequence MVTEDHGLHGSAVAHRQAHHRPAAHAGHGGAHHGGHDKHAGHDPEAFRRKFWLSLILTVPIVATSEMVMDWFGYSLDFPGISWVGPVLGTAVFFYGGRPFLAGAVSEIRNRAPGMMLLIAMAITVAFTASLVTSFGWFDLDFWWELAALVTIMLLGHWQEMKAIGQAQGALAALAALLPDDAERVTADGSAERVPVAALAVGDTVLVRSGGRVPADGRIVDGTAELDESMITGESRAVSRGEGDRVVAGTVATDSAIRVRVEAVGEDTALAGIGRLVAQAQAAGGRAQVLADRFAAMLFYIATAAALLTFVVWWALGDVDEAVVRTVTVLVIACPHALGLAIPLVIALSTALSARAGILIKDRLALERMRTVDAVLFDKTGTLTKGAHTVTGTVAADGFTEDEVLRIAGAVEADSEHPLARALTAVAHDRGLRATASGFRSLTGRGVQATINGLTYAVGGPTLLRELGATVPPPLRAAAEQWSDRGAAVLNLLRLDSGGAPAVIAAFALEDQVRPEARQAVEQLRAAGIGKIVMITGDARPVARAVAGDLGFVPGVDEVFAEVLPADKDRAVAGLQSRGLRVAMVGDGVNDAPALARADVGLAIGAGTDVAIESAGVVLASSDPRAVTGVIRLSKASYRKMTQNLAWAAGYNIVAIPLAAGVLAFAGITLSPAIGAVLMSASTIVVAFNAQLLRRVRLTPQAQDVREIG encoded by the coding sequence ATGGTGACCGAAGACCACGGGCTGCATGGCTCGGCCGTCGCGCACAGGCAGGCTCACCACCGGCCGGCGGCGCATGCCGGACATGGCGGCGCTCATCACGGTGGGCACGACAAACACGCGGGGCATGACCCGGAGGCGTTCCGGCGCAAGTTCTGGCTGAGTCTGATCCTGACGGTGCCGATCGTGGCGACCAGCGAGATGGTGATGGACTGGTTCGGCTACTCGCTGGACTTCCCGGGCATCTCCTGGGTCGGCCCGGTGCTCGGCACCGCGGTGTTCTTCTACGGTGGACGGCCGTTCCTGGCCGGCGCGGTCAGCGAGATCCGGAACCGGGCGCCGGGCATGATGCTGCTGATCGCGATGGCGATCACGGTGGCCTTCACTGCCTCGCTGGTGACCAGTTTCGGCTGGTTCGACCTGGACTTCTGGTGGGAGCTGGCGGCGCTGGTGACCATCATGCTGCTCGGGCACTGGCAGGAGATGAAGGCGATCGGCCAGGCCCAGGGCGCTCTGGCGGCGCTCGCGGCGCTGCTGCCCGACGACGCCGAGCGGGTCACCGCCGACGGCAGTGCGGAGCGGGTCCCGGTGGCCGCGCTGGCCGTGGGGGACACCGTGCTGGTGCGCTCCGGCGGCCGCGTCCCGGCCGACGGCCGGATCGTCGACGGCACGGCGGAGCTGGACGAGTCCATGATCACCGGTGAGTCACGGGCGGTGTCGCGCGGCGAGGGCGATCGCGTGGTGGCCGGCACGGTGGCCACCGACTCGGCGATCCGGGTCCGGGTGGAGGCCGTCGGGGAGGACACCGCGCTGGCCGGGATCGGCCGCCTCGTGGCGCAGGCGCAGGCCGCCGGCGGGCGCGCTCAGGTGCTCGCGGACCGGTTCGCGGCGATGCTGTTCTACATCGCGACGGCGGCGGCCCTGCTGACCTTTGTTGTCTGGTGGGCGCTCGGGGACGTGGACGAGGCGGTCGTGCGTACCGTAACGGTGTTGGTCATCGCGTGCCCGCATGCGCTCGGCCTGGCGATCCCGCTCGTGATCGCCCTGTCCACGGCACTGTCGGCACGGGCGGGCATCCTGATCAAGGATCGGCTGGCCCTGGAGCGGATGCGCACCGTCGACGCGGTGCTGTTCGACAAGACCGGCACGCTGACCAAGGGCGCGCACACGGTGACCGGCACCGTGGCCGCCGACGGGTTCACCGAGGACGAGGTGCTGCGCATCGCCGGGGCGGTCGAGGCCGACAGTGAACACCCGCTCGCCCGGGCGCTGACCGCGGTCGCCCACGACCGCGGGCTGCGGGCGACCGCGTCCGGCTTCCGGTCGCTGACCGGTCGCGGCGTGCAAGCGACGATCAACGGATTGACGTACGCGGTGGGCGGGCCGACCCTGCTGCGCGAACTCGGCGCCACCGTCCCGCCGCCCCTGCGGGCTGCCGCGGAGCAGTGGTCGGATCGCGGCGCCGCGGTGCTGAACCTGCTGCGCCTCGACAGCGGGGGAGCGCCCGCGGTGATCGCGGCGTTCGCCCTGGAGGACCAGGTCCGGCCGGAGGCCCGGCAGGCCGTCGAGCAGCTGCGCGCCGCCGGGATCGGCAAGATCGTGATGATCACCGGGGATGCGCGGCCGGTCGCCCGGGCGGTCGCCGGCGATCTCGGGTTCGTGCCCGGCGTGGACGAGGTCTTCGCCGAGGTGCTGCCCGCCGACAAGGACCGGGCCGTGGCCGGCCTGCAATCGCGGGGCCTGCGGGTGGCGATGGTCGGCGACGGCGTCAACGACGCCCCGGCGCTGGCCCGCGCCGACGTGGGCCTGGCCATCGGCGCCGGCACCGACGTCGCGATCGAGTCCGCCGGCGTCGTGCTGGCCTCCTCGGACCCGCGTGCCGTGACCGGGGTGATCCGCCTGTCGAAGGCGTCCTATCGCAAGATGACGCAAAACCTGGCCTGGGCGGCCGGCTACAACATCGTCGCCATCCCGCTCGCCGCCGGGGTGCTGGCGTTCGCCGGGATCACGCTGAGCCCGGCGATCGGCGCGGTGCTGATGAGCGCCTCGACCATCGTGGTCGCGTTCAACGCGCAGCTGCTGCGCCGGGTCCGGCTGACCCCGCAGGCCCAGGACGTCCGCGAGATAGGGTGA
- a CDS encoding PadR family transcriptional regulator, with amino-acid sequence MEDLTEMLKGTLEGCVLEIINGEETYGYAITRRLNELGFADVIDGTVYTILLRLERNGLVQVTKRPSEVGPPRKFYALNDAGRAELATFWAKWEYLSSRIDSLRKGVR; translated from the coding sequence ATGGAGGACCTGACCGAGATGCTGAAGGGCACGCTCGAGGGCTGCGTGCTGGAAATCATCAACGGCGAAGAGACTTATGGGTACGCGATCACACGCCGGCTGAACGAGCTCGGCTTCGCCGACGTCATCGACGGCACGGTCTACACGATCCTGCTGCGCCTGGAGCGCAACGGCCTGGTCCAGGTGACGAAACGGCCGTCCGAGGTGGGCCCGCCCCGCAAGTTCTACGCGCTCAACGACGCCGGGCGTGCCGAGCTCGCCACGTTCTGGGCGAAGTGGGAGTACCTCTCCTCGCGTATCGACAGCCTCAGGAAGGGTGTGCGATGA
- a CDS encoding DUF1048 domain-containing protein, translated as MSFWETVTGSDLTRHWTAFEARARVLPDDYRAAWEQIKAGLFPHGDFTGRNLTPILDSALALLEEAAAEGQSVGEVLGDDIPGFCAALTGGTGARTYRDRWREQLNDNVARKLSRLGG; from the coding sequence ATGAGTTTCTGGGAGACCGTCACCGGCAGCGACCTGACCAGGCACTGGACGGCGTTCGAGGCCCGGGCGCGGGTGTTGCCGGACGACTACCGGGCGGCGTGGGAGCAGATCAAGGCCGGCCTGTTCCCGCACGGTGACTTCACCGGCCGCAACCTCACGCCGATCCTGGACTCCGCTCTGGCGTTGCTCGAAGAGGCCGCGGCGGAGGGGCAGAGCGTCGGGGAGGTCCTCGGCGACGACATCCCCGGCTTCTGCGCGGCCCTGACCGGGGGGACCGGCGCGCGGACCTACCGCGACCGGTGGCGCGAGCAGCTCAACGACAACGTGGCGCGAAAACTGAGCCGGCTGGGAGGCTGA
- a CDS encoding TetR/AcrR family transcriptional regulator, translated as MALPRTSRDKWIEAGLDALAAGGPEAVRIEVLAQALGVTKGGFYGYFANRDVLLTEMLDRWEREVTEAVIEQVERDGGDGRTRLARLFTIVGAAREPARSPLLDLAIRDWARRDETVAARLRRVDNRRMDYLRSLFATFCPDPDDVEVRCLLTFSVRIGAHVVGADHPGRSRADVMKLTGEWLLR; from the coding sequence ATGGCCCTGCCCCGCACATCCCGGGACAAGTGGATCGAGGCGGGGCTGGACGCGCTCGCGGCGGGCGGTCCGGAGGCGGTGCGGATCGAGGTGCTGGCGCAGGCCCTCGGGGTGACCAAGGGCGGCTTCTACGGCTACTTCGCCAACCGGGACGTGCTGCTCACCGAGATGCTCGACCGGTGGGAGCGCGAGGTCACCGAGGCCGTGATCGAGCAGGTCGAGCGGGACGGCGGTGACGGCCGGACCCGGCTCGCCCGGCTCTTCACGATCGTCGGCGCGGCCCGCGAGCCGGCCCGCAGCCCGCTGCTCGATCTCGCGATCCGCGACTGGGCGCGGCGCGACGAGACCGTGGCCGCGCGGCTGCGGCGCGTCGACAACCGGCGGATGGACTACCTGCGCTCGCTGTTCGCGACGTTCTGCCCGGACCCGGACGACGTCGAGGTCCGGTGCCTGCTCACGTTCTCGGTGCGGATCGGCGCGCATGTGGTGGGCGCCGACCACCCCGGCCGCAGCCGCGCCGACGTCATGAAGCTCACCGGCGAGTGGCTGCTGCGGTGA
- a CDS encoding DUF1048 domain-containing protein, which produces MGIRDIIEGKKQWRAHVARVKALPPDYRIVYREMQKYLFKVGPVDLHDGQLLTGIVDFFAEGAASGKGVMALIGPDVAAFCDGLIQDTPTYADMYRRSIT; this is translated from the coding sequence GTGGGCATCCGGGACATCATCGAGGGCAAGAAGCAGTGGCGGGCGCACGTCGCGCGGGTCAAGGCACTCCCGCCGGACTACCGGATCGTCTACCGGGAGATGCAGAAGTACCTGTTCAAGGTCGGCCCGGTCGACCTGCACGACGGACAGCTGCTCACCGGCATCGTCGACTTCTTCGCCGAGGGCGCCGCGTCCGGCAAGGGTGTCATGGCGCTCATCGGCCCCGACGTCGCCGCCTTCTGCGACGGCCTGATCCAGGACACCCCCACCTACGCCGACATGTACCGGCGATCCATCACCTGA